From Drosophila suzukii chromosome 2R, CBGP_Dsuzu_IsoJpt1.0, whole genome shotgun sequence, a single genomic window includes:
- the PIP5K59B gene encoding phosphatidylinositol 4-phosphate 5-kinase type-1 alpha isoform X2, with product MASGDGDTINTIDMDSSSASQAKLAEPSNASNDHVGNSSPDLGNRPNRGASKADKERKIGHRRVGEGGEITYKKIQTSQIMGSIQLGIQHTVGSLASKPKRDLLMMDFWEIESITFPPEGSSLTPAHHYSEFRYKIYAPIAFRYFRDLFGIQPDDFMMSMCTSPLRELSNPGASGSIFYLTTDDEFIIKTVQHKEGEFLQKLLPGYYMNLNQNPRTLLPKFFGLYCLQTSNAKNIRLVVMNNLLPSSVRMHLKYDLKGSTFKRKANKAERAKKSPTYKDLDFMEQHPNGIFLEAETYSALIKTIQRDCTVLESFKIMDYSLLLGVHNLDVAIKEKQSELRKPQRAPLAEDSDVDVDDPLDALDGDGKDRDAATGISRNNAAYRSVNRQRLVAHSTAMESIQAESEPIDDEEDVPPGGIPARSEKGERLLLYIGIIDILQSYRLKKKLEHTFKSIIHDGETVSVCRPSFYAQRFQNFMAKTVFRKIPSLDLPEIKGNHRKFRTLVTSYIACLSISPLKHSPSKRKSLSKAIQRSIDSDNEVATRPVHASHSHSSGKIHQPAKPPTTEPTPAGAAGGAGGGATALGPASGSGTSERAPPPVKQRTPAASNLKTRVPPPVPPRGSPRRKDAQDRTTPGTTPSCSSTPPPAFDDISEDSSNKNSTSSIGRRSHHHHHHHQQSQQHQQSYYLDRKMNIGPAYRGSYKEDIVSVSEVHLDTLLAVDTSSSSQYGSRGGLAWTPPASGEGSTPTWTEGTPSFTDSSSSGDLDNFSPINSSKIDRHKPTVEDAINSLSAGMIN from the exons ATGGCCTCCGGCGATGGCGACACCATCAACACCATCGACATGGACAGCTCCTCGGCGTCGCAGGCCAAGCTGGCTGAGCCCAGTAATG CCTCCAACGACCATGTGGGAAACTCATCGCCCGAC CTGGGCAACCGACCGAATCGCGGGGCCAGCAAGGCGGACAAGGAGCGCAAGATTGGCCACAGACGCGTCGGCGAGGGCGGCGAGATTACGTACAAGAAGATCCAGACGTCGCAGATCATGGGCTCCATCCAACTGGGAATCCAGCACACT GTCGGCAGTCTAGCCTCGAAGCCCAAGCGTGATCTACTTATGATGGACTTCTGGGAAATCGAGAGCATCACCTTTCCGCCAGAGGGTTCTAGCCTTACACCTGCCCACCACTACAGCGAGTTCAGATACAAGATCTACGCGCCCATTGCTTTCCGTTACTTTCGGGATTTGTTTGGCATCCAGCCAGATGATTTTATG ATGTCCATGTGCACGTCCCCGCTGCGGGAACTGTCCAATCCTGGTGCTTCCGGCTCTATATTCTACCTGACAACCGACGACGAGTTCATCATCAAGACGGTGCAACACAAAGAGGGCGAATTCTTACAGAAACTACTGCCTGG CTACTATATGAATCTAAATCAAAATCCGCGCACGCTATTGCCAAAGTTCTTCGGATTGTACTGCCTGCAGACGAGCAATGCCAAAAATATTCGCCTGGTGGTCATGAACAACCTGCTGCCCTCGTCCGTAAGGATGCACTTGAAGTACGATCTTAAGGGCTCGACCTTTAAGCGCAAGGCCAACAAGGCAGAGCGTGCCAAGAAGTCACCCACGTATAAGGACCTCGACTTCATGGAACAGCATCCGAATGGTATATTCCTGGAGGCCGAGACCTACTCCGCACTGATCAAGACCATTCAGCGCGACTGTACGGTGCTAGAGTCCTTTAAGATCATGGACTACTCCCTGCTCCTCGGTGTTCACAACCTGGACGTGGCTATAAAAGAAAAGCAGAGTGAGCTAAGGAAACCCCAGAGAGCTCCACTGGCCGAAGACTCCGACGTGGATGTGGACGATCCGCTGGACGCCCTTGATGGCGATGGCAAGGATCGGGATGCGGCCACGGGCATCAGTAGGAATAA TGCGGCATACAGGTCGGTGAATCGGCAGCGACTGGTGGCCCATTCCACGGCCATGGAGAGCATTCAGGCGGAGAGCGAACCCATCGACGACGAGGAGGATGTGCC GCCTGGTGGAATTCCAGCGAGGAGTGAGAAAGGCGAACGTCTGTTGCTTTATATCGGTATTATCGATATTCTGCAGTCCTACAGGCTGAAAAAGAAACTGGAGCACACATTCAAAAGCATCATACACGATGGG GAAACCGTATCGGTGTGCCGGCCCTCGTTCTATGCTCAAAGATTCCAAAACTTCATGGCCAAGACCGTGTTCCGCAAGATACCCTCCC TGGATCTCCCAGAGATCAAAGGGAATCACAGAAAATTTCGTACCTTGGTAACCAGCTATATAG CATGTCTCTCAATCTCAC CGCTCAAGCATTCGCCTTCGAAGAGAAAAAGCCTTTCCAAGGCCATACAGCGCTCCATCGACAGCGACAACGAGGTGGCCACGAGGC CGGTTCACGCTTCGCACTCTCACAGTAGTGGCAAGATTCACCAGCCTGCCAAGCCGCCCACCACCGAGCCCACGCCAGCGGGAGCGGCAGGAGGAGCCGGCGGAGGAGCAACTGCCCTCGGCCCAGCCAGTGGCAGTGGCACCAGCGAGCGGGCACCTCCGCCCGTCAAGCAGCGTACTCCGGCGGCCAGTAATCTGAAGACACGCGTGCCTCCGCCAGTGCCACCGCGTGGCTCACCGCGGCGCAAGGATGCCCAGGATCGGACGACACCAG GCACAACGCCCTCATGCAGCTCGACTCCTCCCCCCGCCTTTGACGACATCTCCGAGGACAGCTCGAACAAGAACAGCACCTCGTCGATAGGGCGCCGGTCGCATCATCATCACCACCATCACCAGCAGTcgcagcagcaccagcagtcCTACTACCTGGATCGCAAGATGAACATCGGACCCGCCTATCGAGGCTCCTACAAGGAGGACATCGTGAG cGTCTCTGAAGTCCATCTGGATACACTGCTGGCGGTGGACACGTCATCGAGCAGCCAGTACGGGTCCCGCGGCGGATTGGCCTGGACGCCGCCCGCTTCAGGTGAGGGCTCCACTCCCACATGGACAGAGGGCACACCCAGTTTTACGGACTCCAGTTCGAGTGGTGATCTCG ACAACTTCTCGCCCATAAACTCATCTAAAATCGATCGACACAAGCCGACGGTGGAAGATGCCATCAACTCTCTGTCCGCGGGAATG ATCAACTAA
- the PIP5K59B gene encoding phosphatidylinositol 4-phosphate 5-kinase type-1 sktl isoform X12, giving the protein MASGDGDTINTIDMDSSSASQAKLAEPSNASNDHVGNSSPDLGNRPNRGASKADKERKIGHRRVGEGGEITYKKIQTSQIMGSIQLGIQHTVGSLASKPKRDLLMMDFWEIESITFPPEGSSLTPAHHYSEFRYKIYAPIAFRYFRDLFGIQPDDFMMSMCTSPLRELSNPGASGSIFYLTTDDEFIIKTVQHKEGEFLQKLLPGYYMNLNQNPRTLLPKFFGLYCLQTSNAKNIRLVVMNNLLPSSVRMHLKYDLKGSTFKRKANKAERAKKSPTYKDLDFMEQHPNGIFLEAETYSALIKTIQRDCTVLESFKIMDYSLLLGVHNLDVAIKEKQSELRKPQRAPLAEDSDVDVDDPLDALDGDGKDRDAATGISRNNAAYRSVNRQRLVAHSTAMESIQAESEPIDDEEDVPPGGIPARSEKGERLLLYIGIIDILQSYRLKKKLEHTFKSIIHDGETVSVCRPSFYAQRFQNFMAKTVFRKIPSPLKHSPSKRKSLSKAIQRSIDSDNEVATRRTTPSCSSTPPPAFDDISEDSSNKNSTSSIGRRSHHHHHHHQQSQQHQQSYYLDRKMNIGPAYRGSYKEDIVSVSEVHLDTLLAVDTSSSSQYGSRGGLAWTPPASGEGSTPTWTEGTPSFTDSSSSGDLDNFSPINSSKIDRHKPTVEDAINSLSAGMIN; this is encoded by the exons ATGGCCTCCGGCGATGGCGACACCATCAACACCATCGACATGGACAGCTCCTCGGCGTCGCAGGCCAAGCTGGCTGAGCCCAGTAATG CCTCCAACGACCATGTGGGAAACTCATCGCCCGAC CTGGGCAACCGACCGAATCGCGGGGCCAGCAAGGCGGACAAGGAGCGCAAGATTGGCCACAGACGCGTCGGCGAGGGCGGCGAGATTACGTACAAGAAGATCCAGACGTCGCAGATCATGGGCTCCATCCAACTGGGAATCCAGCACACT GTCGGCAGTCTAGCCTCGAAGCCCAAGCGTGATCTACTTATGATGGACTTCTGGGAAATCGAGAGCATCACCTTTCCGCCAGAGGGTTCTAGCCTTACACCTGCCCACCACTACAGCGAGTTCAGATACAAGATCTACGCGCCCATTGCTTTCCGTTACTTTCGGGATTTGTTTGGCATCCAGCCAGATGATTTTATG ATGTCCATGTGCACGTCCCCGCTGCGGGAACTGTCCAATCCTGGTGCTTCCGGCTCTATATTCTACCTGACAACCGACGACGAGTTCATCATCAAGACGGTGCAACACAAAGAGGGCGAATTCTTACAGAAACTACTGCCTGG CTACTATATGAATCTAAATCAAAATCCGCGCACGCTATTGCCAAAGTTCTTCGGATTGTACTGCCTGCAGACGAGCAATGCCAAAAATATTCGCCTGGTGGTCATGAACAACCTGCTGCCCTCGTCCGTAAGGATGCACTTGAAGTACGATCTTAAGGGCTCGACCTTTAAGCGCAAGGCCAACAAGGCAGAGCGTGCCAAGAAGTCACCCACGTATAAGGACCTCGACTTCATGGAACAGCATCCGAATGGTATATTCCTGGAGGCCGAGACCTACTCCGCACTGATCAAGACCATTCAGCGCGACTGTACGGTGCTAGAGTCCTTTAAGATCATGGACTACTCCCTGCTCCTCGGTGTTCACAACCTGGACGTGGCTATAAAAGAAAAGCAGAGTGAGCTAAGGAAACCCCAGAGAGCTCCACTGGCCGAAGACTCCGACGTGGATGTGGACGATCCGCTGGACGCCCTTGATGGCGATGGCAAGGATCGGGATGCGGCCACGGGCATCAGTAGGAATAA TGCGGCATACAGGTCGGTGAATCGGCAGCGACTGGTGGCCCATTCCACGGCCATGGAGAGCATTCAGGCGGAGAGCGAACCCATCGACGACGAGGAGGATGTGCC GCCTGGTGGAATTCCAGCGAGGAGTGAGAAAGGCGAACGTCTGTTGCTTTATATCGGTATTATCGATATTCTGCAGTCCTACAGGCTGAAAAAGAAACTGGAGCACACATTCAAAAGCATCATACACGATGGG GAAACCGTATCGGTGTGCCGGCCCTCGTTCTATGCTCAAAGATTCCAAAACTTCATGGCCAAGACCGTGTTCCGCAAGATACCCTCCC CGCTCAAGCATTCGCCTTCGAAGAGAAAAAGCCTTTCCAAGGCCATACAGCGCTCCATCGACAGCGACAACGAGGTGGCCACGAGGC GCACAACGCCCTCATGCAGCTCGACTCCTCCCCCCGCCTTTGACGACATCTCCGAGGACAGCTCGAACAAGAACAGCACCTCGTCGATAGGGCGCCGGTCGCATCATCATCACCACCATCACCAGCAGTcgcagcagcaccagcagtcCTACTACCTGGATCGCAAGATGAACATCGGACCCGCCTATCGAGGCTCCTACAAGGAGGACATCGTGAG cGTCTCTGAAGTCCATCTGGATACACTGCTGGCGGTGGACACGTCATCGAGCAGCCAGTACGGGTCCCGCGGCGGATTGGCCTGGACGCCGCCCGCTTCAGGTGAGGGCTCCACTCCCACATGGACAGAGGGCACACCCAGTTTTACGGACTCCAGTTCGAGTGGTGATCTCG ACAACTTCTCGCCCATAAACTCATCTAAAATCGATCGACACAAGCCGACGGTGGAAGATGCCATCAACTCTCTGTCCGCGGGAATG ATCAACTAA
- the PIP5K59B gene encoding phosphatidylinositol 4-phosphate 5-kinase type-1 alpha isoform X6 has product MASGDGDTINTIDMDSSSASQAKLAEPSNASNDHVGNSSPDLGNRPNRGASKADKERKIGHRRVGEGGEITYKKIQTSQIMGSIQLGIQHTVGSLASKPKRDLLMMDFWEIESITFPPEGSSLTPAHHYSEFRYKIYAPIAFRYFRDLFGIQPDDFMMSMCTSPLRELSNPGASGSIFYLTTDDEFIIKTVQHKEGEFLQKLLPGYYMNLNQNPRTLLPKFFGLYCLQTSNAKNIRLVVMNNLLPSSVRMHLKYDLKGSTFKRKANKAERAKKSPTYKDLDFMEQHPNGIFLEAETYSALIKTIQRDCTVLESFKIMDYSLLLGVHNLDVAIKEKQSELRKPQRAPLAEDSDVDVDDPLDALDGDGKDRDAATGISRNNAAYRSVNRQRLVAHSTAMESIQAESEPIDDEEDVPPGGIPARSEKGERLLLYIGIIDILQSYRLKKKLEHTFKSIIHDGETVSVCRPSFYAQRFQNFMAKTVFRKIPSPLKHSPSKRKSLSKAIQRSIDSDNEVATRPVHASHSHSSGKIHQPAKPPTTEPTPAGAAGGAGGGATALGPASGSGTSERAPPPVKQRTPAASNLKTRVPPPVPPRGSPRRKDAQDRTTPGTTPSCSSTPPPAFDDISEDSSNKNSTSSIGRRSHHHHHHHQQSQQHQQSYYLDRKMNIGPAYRGSYKEDIVSVSEVHLDTLLAVDTSSSSQYGSRGGLAWTPPASGEGSTPTWTEGTPSFTDSSSSGDLDNFSPINSSKIDRHKPTVEDAINSLSAGMIN; this is encoded by the exons ATGGCCTCCGGCGATGGCGACACCATCAACACCATCGACATGGACAGCTCCTCGGCGTCGCAGGCCAAGCTGGCTGAGCCCAGTAATG CCTCCAACGACCATGTGGGAAACTCATCGCCCGAC CTGGGCAACCGACCGAATCGCGGGGCCAGCAAGGCGGACAAGGAGCGCAAGATTGGCCACAGACGCGTCGGCGAGGGCGGCGAGATTACGTACAAGAAGATCCAGACGTCGCAGATCATGGGCTCCATCCAACTGGGAATCCAGCACACT GTCGGCAGTCTAGCCTCGAAGCCCAAGCGTGATCTACTTATGATGGACTTCTGGGAAATCGAGAGCATCACCTTTCCGCCAGAGGGTTCTAGCCTTACACCTGCCCACCACTACAGCGAGTTCAGATACAAGATCTACGCGCCCATTGCTTTCCGTTACTTTCGGGATTTGTTTGGCATCCAGCCAGATGATTTTATG ATGTCCATGTGCACGTCCCCGCTGCGGGAACTGTCCAATCCTGGTGCTTCCGGCTCTATATTCTACCTGACAACCGACGACGAGTTCATCATCAAGACGGTGCAACACAAAGAGGGCGAATTCTTACAGAAACTACTGCCTGG CTACTATATGAATCTAAATCAAAATCCGCGCACGCTATTGCCAAAGTTCTTCGGATTGTACTGCCTGCAGACGAGCAATGCCAAAAATATTCGCCTGGTGGTCATGAACAACCTGCTGCCCTCGTCCGTAAGGATGCACTTGAAGTACGATCTTAAGGGCTCGACCTTTAAGCGCAAGGCCAACAAGGCAGAGCGTGCCAAGAAGTCACCCACGTATAAGGACCTCGACTTCATGGAACAGCATCCGAATGGTATATTCCTGGAGGCCGAGACCTACTCCGCACTGATCAAGACCATTCAGCGCGACTGTACGGTGCTAGAGTCCTTTAAGATCATGGACTACTCCCTGCTCCTCGGTGTTCACAACCTGGACGTGGCTATAAAAGAAAAGCAGAGTGAGCTAAGGAAACCCCAGAGAGCTCCACTGGCCGAAGACTCCGACGTGGATGTGGACGATCCGCTGGACGCCCTTGATGGCGATGGCAAGGATCGGGATGCGGCCACGGGCATCAGTAGGAATAA TGCGGCATACAGGTCGGTGAATCGGCAGCGACTGGTGGCCCATTCCACGGCCATGGAGAGCATTCAGGCGGAGAGCGAACCCATCGACGACGAGGAGGATGTGCC GCCTGGTGGAATTCCAGCGAGGAGTGAGAAAGGCGAACGTCTGTTGCTTTATATCGGTATTATCGATATTCTGCAGTCCTACAGGCTGAAAAAGAAACTGGAGCACACATTCAAAAGCATCATACACGATGGG GAAACCGTATCGGTGTGCCGGCCCTCGTTCTATGCTCAAAGATTCCAAAACTTCATGGCCAAGACCGTGTTCCGCAAGATACCCTCCC CGCTCAAGCATTCGCCTTCGAAGAGAAAAAGCCTTTCCAAGGCCATACAGCGCTCCATCGACAGCGACAACGAGGTGGCCACGAGGC CGGTTCACGCTTCGCACTCTCACAGTAGTGGCAAGATTCACCAGCCTGCCAAGCCGCCCACCACCGAGCCCACGCCAGCGGGAGCGGCAGGAGGAGCCGGCGGAGGAGCAACTGCCCTCGGCCCAGCCAGTGGCAGTGGCACCAGCGAGCGGGCACCTCCGCCCGTCAAGCAGCGTACTCCGGCGGCCAGTAATCTGAAGACACGCGTGCCTCCGCCAGTGCCACCGCGTGGCTCACCGCGGCGCAAGGATGCCCAGGATCGGACGACACCAG GCACAACGCCCTCATGCAGCTCGACTCCTCCCCCCGCCTTTGACGACATCTCCGAGGACAGCTCGAACAAGAACAGCACCTCGTCGATAGGGCGCCGGTCGCATCATCATCACCACCATCACCAGCAGTcgcagcagcaccagcagtcCTACTACCTGGATCGCAAGATGAACATCGGACCCGCCTATCGAGGCTCCTACAAGGAGGACATCGTGAG cGTCTCTGAAGTCCATCTGGATACACTGCTGGCGGTGGACACGTCATCGAGCAGCCAGTACGGGTCCCGCGGCGGATTGGCCTGGACGCCGCCCGCTTCAGGTGAGGGCTCCACTCCCACATGGACAGAGGGCACACCCAGTTTTACGGACTCCAGTTCGAGTGGTGATCTCG ACAACTTCTCGCCCATAAACTCATCTAAAATCGATCGACACAAGCCGACGGTGGAAGATGCCATCAACTCTCTGTCCGCGGGAATG ATCAACTAA
- the PIP5K59B gene encoding phosphatidylinositol 4-phosphate 5-kinase type-1 alpha isoform X4: MASGDGDTINTIDMDSSSASQAKLAEPSNASNDHVGNSSPDLGNRPNRGASKADKERKIGHRRVGEGGEITYKKIQTSQIMGSIQLGIQHTVGSLASKPKRDLLMMDFWEIESITFPPEGSSLTPAHHYSEFRYKIYAPIAFRYFRDLFGIQPDDFMMSMCTSPLRELSNPGASGSIFYLTTDDEFIIKTVQHKEGEFLQKLLPGYYMNLNQNPRTLLPKFFGLYCLQTSNAKNIRLVVMNNLLPSSVRMHLKYDLKGSTFKRKANKAERAKKSPTYKDLDFMEQHPNGIFLEAETYSALIKTIQRDCTVLESFKIMDYSLLLGVHNLDVAIKEKQSELRKPQRAPLAEDSDVDVDDPLDALDGDGKDRDAATGISRNKSVNRQRLVAHSTAMESIQAESEPIDDEEDVPPGGIPARSEKGERLLLYIGIIDILQSYRLKKKLEHTFKSIIHDGETVSVCRPSFYAQRFQNFMAKTVFRKIPSLDLPEIKGNHRKFRTLVTSYIALKHSPSKRKSLSKAIQRSIDSDNEVATRPVHASHSHSSGKIHQPAKPPTTEPTPAGAAGGAGGGATALGPASGSGTSERAPPPVKQRTPAASNLKTRVPPPVPPRGSPRRKDAQDRTTPGTTPSCSSTPPPAFDDISEDSSNKNSTSSIGRRSHHHHHHHQQSQQHQQSYYLDRKMNIGPAYRGSYKEDIVSVSEVHLDTLLAVDTSSSSQYGSRGGLAWTPPASGEGSTPTWTEGTPSFTDSSSSGDLDNFSPINSSKIDRHKPTVEDAINSLSAGMIN; encoded by the exons ATGGCCTCCGGCGATGGCGACACCATCAACACCATCGACATGGACAGCTCCTCGGCGTCGCAGGCCAAGCTGGCTGAGCCCAGTAATG CCTCCAACGACCATGTGGGAAACTCATCGCCCGAC CTGGGCAACCGACCGAATCGCGGGGCCAGCAAGGCGGACAAGGAGCGCAAGATTGGCCACAGACGCGTCGGCGAGGGCGGCGAGATTACGTACAAGAAGATCCAGACGTCGCAGATCATGGGCTCCATCCAACTGGGAATCCAGCACACT GTCGGCAGTCTAGCCTCGAAGCCCAAGCGTGATCTACTTATGATGGACTTCTGGGAAATCGAGAGCATCACCTTTCCGCCAGAGGGTTCTAGCCTTACACCTGCCCACCACTACAGCGAGTTCAGATACAAGATCTACGCGCCCATTGCTTTCCGTTACTTTCGGGATTTGTTTGGCATCCAGCCAGATGATTTTATG ATGTCCATGTGCACGTCCCCGCTGCGGGAACTGTCCAATCCTGGTGCTTCCGGCTCTATATTCTACCTGACAACCGACGACGAGTTCATCATCAAGACGGTGCAACACAAAGAGGGCGAATTCTTACAGAAACTACTGCCTGG CTACTATATGAATCTAAATCAAAATCCGCGCACGCTATTGCCAAAGTTCTTCGGATTGTACTGCCTGCAGACGAGCAATGCCAAAAATATTCGCCTGGTGGTCATGAACAACCTGCTGCCCTCGTCCGTAAGGATGCACTTGAAGTACGATCTTAAGGGCTCGACCTTTAAGCGCAAGGCCAACAAGGCAGAGCGTGCCAAGAAGTCACCCACGTATAAGGACCTCGACTTCATGGAACAGCATCCGAATGGTATATTCCTGGAGGCCGAGACCTACTCCGCACTGATCAAGACCATTCAGCGCGACTGTACGGTGCTAGAGTCCTTTAAGATCATGGACTACTCCCTGCTCCTCGGTGTTCACAACCTGGACGTGGCTATAAAAGAAAAGCAGAGTGAGCTAAGGAAACCCCAGAGAGCTCCACTGGCCGAAGACTCCGACGTGGATGTGGACGATCCGCTGGACGCCCTTGATGGCGATGGCAAGGATCGGGATGCGGCCACGGGCATCAGTAGGAATAA GTCGGTGAATCGGCAGCGACTGGTGGCCCATTCCACGGCCATGGAGAGCATTCAGGCGGAGAGCGAACCCATCGACGACGAGGAGGATGTGCC GCCTGGTGGAATTCCAGCGAGGAGTGAGAAAGGCGAACGTCTGTTGCTTTATATCGGTATTATCGATATTCTGCAGTCCTACAGGCTGAAAAAGAAACTGGAGCACACATTCAAAAGCATCATACACGATGGG GAAACCGTATCGGTGTGCCGGCCCTCGTTCTATGCTCAAAGATTCCAAAACTTCATGGCCAAGACCGTGTTCCGCAAGATACCCTCCC TGGATCTCCCAGAGATCAAAGGGAATCACAGAAAATTTCGTACCTTGGTAACCAGCTATATAG CGCTCAAGCATTCGCCTTCGAAGAGAAAAAGCCTTTCCAAGGCCATACAGCGCTCCATCGACAGCGACAACGAGGTGGCCACGAGGC CGGTTCACGCTTCGCACTCTCACAGTAGTGGCAAGATTCACCAGCCTGCCAAGCCGCCCACCACCGAGCCCACGCCAGCGGGAGCGGCAGGAGGAGCCGGCGGAGGAGCAACTGCCCTCGGCCCAGCCAGTGGCAGTGGCACCAGCGAGCGGGCACCTCCGCCCGTCAAGCAGCGTACTCCGGCGGCCAGTAATCTGAAGACACGCGTGCCTCCGCCAGTGCCACCGCGTGGCTCACCGCGGCGCAAGGATGCCCAGGATCGGACGACACCAG GCACAACGCCCTCATGCAGCTCGACTCCTCCCCCCGCCTTTGACGACATCTCCGAGGACAGCTCGAACAAGAACAGCACCTCGTCGATAGGGCGCCGGTCGCATCATCATCACCACCATCACCAGCAGTcgcagcagcaccagcagtcCTACTACCTGGATCGCAAGATGAACATCGGACCCGCCTATCGAGGCTCCTACAAGGAGGACATCGTGAG cGTCTCTGAAGTCCATCTGGATACACTGCTGGCGGTGGACACGTCATCGAGCAGCCAGTACGGGTCCCGCGGCGGATTGGCCTGGACGCCGCCCGCTTCAGGTGAGGGCTCCACTCCCACATGGACAGAGGGCACACCCAGTTTTACGGACTCCAGTTCGAGTGGTGATCTCG ACAACTTCTCGCCCATAAACTCATCTAAAATCGATCGACACAAGCCGACGGTGGAAGATGCCATCAACTCTCTGTCCGCGGGAATG ATCAACTAA